One window of the Brevibacterium limosum genome contains the following:
- a CDS encoding DUF4011 domain-containing protein has translation MSDSVRDEQFKELGDVFAEWKKQAAHLGGRDTMLHFRDSRDGSIDLSGAHPSGLAQLLAGRATRLSSLIRDHDILADARRRAKSIRSKAEQLDNERGIRTAHLAIGFASWTEKDAKFKFNAPVVMRHIALVPRGSRVEDYEIVLDNEIAINPALVQHLREEYDLEVPVDEWVDATGGPHGFDPGPALDRLRDLGQSVPGLRINHRLIISTFANIANPFSTDYLPTQHPVLRALAGDEDVRAQLGGPSYVPQPGVLPDEKVAAAEKAEAEQNRAEAKRVAGAVAGTDADGASTSAESDGDAPEAETGTGAAADDKGATTSGEADPEAGADTVSAEANADADDDEDFGQPTVPITDEPLDPAKPIAGGESAGDRTAAGETSAPAADAAAADKSEPTTEPDTDPDAHADAAPAAQADGDDVVPAALQEPITPLPDRKPQEEFLVIDVDGDQQAVVDAAVSGHSVVVDTPPGTGATQVAVAVATTLAHTGKSVLFLAQTSDALDDFSTRLGEVGLSDFAVDTRAGSEDIRKQLVGLIASAEKSERPDLSHLLTELNEQRATLADHVSSLHRRREPWDVSVYETMQHLAELTSGDNSPQTPVRFDDDILGASEDRRNVLRGKLGELASLGAFTLDVEDTVWFGADLKSVEEAEAARTVAERIGRMIPDLIAATEPVLQKAKLNPRRNVDDWARAIRVLLRVRKTLDSFAPDIYDHRLDDLIAATGTPGYRAEVGVEMGMMQRRRLKKSAAEFLRPGAEVADLHDALIDVRAQRVILSDLAGHDGRPQIPRGVLEADEILQSVEADMAKLSPILETTPDGGDLGSMLIEELQARAEAMGSDSENLAELPERSRLQRELDGEGLGDLMADLRRRKVDETLVGPEFDLAYWASVLQTMAGEDPAIGRHDGAALHQVAEGFRENDRAFVAAGASRLRYNHAQAWKRGIDSDPIAAGVIKQELLSKHTSTKRISTQAPDLLTTLAPVWMGSPYTVPELFSALPLFDAVVIADAGRLSVADVVPGITRARQVISLGDSRLLGPRPFSIAVDRFGMDDGNHPRSVQDRLGEFLPRMRLSNSYRLSPVGLIDLANRHFYDSTISTLPTAHTGEGSGLEFSYVADGRGPTDIGTGRVESPDAEVKRVVDLVLKHARNRSRESLAVVALTPHHAQRVATAISRTMKDLPYVAAFFNDSTKEPFVVTDAERVQGMSRDAVIFTLGYGRTVHGRVIHDFGPLSGADGRRILAATMTRARKRLTLVSSIEAEDFDRSKLNGGAVMLPRLLEEIATGGVHQPGPHGEIYDPLFNDIADRLLQLGVVAHEHYNGIDLAVANSTEDEHGMIIAVAGDGPEYASMRSLRQRDRVLPEQLNRRGWKFMRVWSTDAFVDPQTETEKIFEAWRSTVETMSPQAVLNAARAASVVVGRTGSRPKLVPGLPMHKYSAEGLDEMIDWIQSDAVVRGDGEIKDLLRTALAQKGSSTRGDSQLQAAVDRYRERHAQAKKVTGSEVFIPRSNSTGPVEDDILPTFDTGKIRADELRSAGLVQTASNDQVPEAADASGDTVSVGAESGRARDAGAGDGSAAGAAASDDVEAAGAAGAESEDSGSADADSAGAESAETNSAGTESDGAASAKSGSKNDDA, from the coding sequence GTGTCGGATTCCGTTAGAGACGAACAGTTCAAAGAACTCGGAGATGTCTTCGCCGAGTGGAAGAAGCAGGCCGCCCATCTGGGCGGTCGCGACACCATGCTTCATTTCCGGGACTCACGTGACGGCAGCATCGACCTCTCCGGCGCCCACCCCTCCGGCCTGGCACAGCTGCTGGCCGGTCGCGCCACCCGACTCTCCAGCCTCATCCGCGACCACGACATCCTCGCCGATGCGCGCCGACGTGCGAAATCCATCCGGTCGAAGGCCGAACAGCTCGACAACGAACGCGGCATCCGCACCGCTCACCTGGCGATCGGATTCGCCTCGTGGACGGAGAAGGACGCAAAGTTCAAGTTCAACGCGCCCGTCGTCATGCGCCACATCGCGCTGGTGCCCCGCGGTTCCCGCGTCGAAGACTACGAGATCGTGCTCGACAACGAGATCGCGATCAACCCGGCACTCGTCCAACACCTGCGTGAGGAATACGACCTCGAGGTGCCCGTCGACGAATGGGTCGACGCGACCGGGGGACCGCACGGCTTCGACCCGGGCCCGGCCCTCGACCGACTGCGTGATCTGGGCCAGAGTGTGCCCGGTCTGCGGATCAACCACCGCCTGATCATCTCGACGTTCGCGAACATCGCGAACCCGTTCTCCACCGACTACCTGCCCACCCAGCACCCCGTTCTGCGCGCGCTGGCCGGCGACGAAGACGTCCGCGCTCAACTCGGCGGACCCTCCTATGTGCCGCAGCCTGGCGTCCTCCCCGACGAGAAGGTCGCCGCGGCCGAGAAGGCCGAAGCCGAGCAGAACCGTGCCGAAGCCAAGAGAGTCGCCGGCGCCGTCGCTGGGACGGATGCCGACGGCGCATCGACGTCGGCTGAGTCCGACGGAGATGCACCTGAAGCCGAGACCGGCACCGGGGCCGCGGCCGATGACAAGGGCGCGACGACGTCGGGCGAGGCCGATCCCGAAGCCGGTGCCGATACCGTTTCCGCGGAAGCGAACGCCGATGCGGATGATGACGAGGACTTCGGTCAGCCGACCGTGCCGATCACCGACGAACCACTCGATCCGGCGAAGCCGATCGCCGGTGGCGAATCGGCGGGCGACAGAACGGCTGCAGGCGAGACGAGTGCGCCGGCGGCTGACGCCGCCGCTGCGGACAAGAGCGAACCCACCACCGAGCCCGACACAGACCCTGACGCGCACGCCGATGCAGCGCCCGCTGCCCAGGCCGACGGCGACGACGTCGTCCCTGCTGCACTCCAGGAACCGATCACCCCGCTTCCGGACCGGAAGCCGCAGGAAGAGTTCCTCGTCATCGACGTCGACGGTGACCAGCAGGCAGTCGTCGACGCAGCCGTCTCCGGCCACTCCGTCGTCGTCGACACCCCACCCGGAACCGGCGCGACCCAGGTCGCCGTCGCCGTGGCCACCACTCTGGCCCACACCGGCAAGAGCGTGCTCTTCCTCGCACAGACCTCCGATGCGCTCGACGATTTCTCCACCCGCCTCGGCGAGGTCGGGCTCTCCGATTTCGCCGTCGACACCCGTGCGGGGTCGGAGGACATCCGCAAGCAGCTCGTCGGTCTCATCGCCTCGGCAGAGAAGTCCGAACGCCCGGACCTCTCCCACCTGCTGACCGAGCTCAACGAGCAGCGTGCGACCCTGGCCGACCATGTCTCCTCCCTGCACCGCAGGCGCGAGCCGTGGGACGTCTCCGTCTACGAGACCATGCAGCACCTCGCCGAGCTGACCTCCGGTGACAACTCCCCGCAGACACCGGTGCGCTTCGACGACGACATCCTCGGCGCCAGCGAAGACCGCCGGAATGTGCTGCGCGGCAAGCTCGGCGAACTCGCGTCACTCGGCGCCTTCACCCTCGACGTCGAAGACACCGTCTGGTTCGGTGCCGACCTCAAATCCGTCGAAGAGGCCGAAGCCGCACGCACGGTGGCCGAACGCATCGGTCGGATGATCCCCGACCTCATCGCCGCGACCGAACCGGTCCTGCAGAAGGCGAAGCTCAACCCGCGTCGCAATGTCGACGACTGGGCCCGTGCCATCCGCGTGCTTCTGCGTGTGCGCAAGACGCTGGACAGCTTCGCTCCCGACATCTACGACCATCGCCTCGACGACCTCATCGCCGCCACCGGCACCCCCGGATACCGTGCCGAGGTCGGTGTCGAGATGGGCATGATGCAGCGCCGTCGACTGAAGAAGTCGGCCGCTGAGTTCCTCCGCCCCGGCGCCGAGGTGGCTGACCTCCACGACGCCCTCATCGACGTCCGCGCGCAGCGAGTCATCCTCTCCGACCTCGCCGGCCACGACGGCCGCCCGCAGATTCCGCGCGGCGTCCTCGAAGCCGATGAGATCCTCCAGAGCGTCGAAGCCGATATGGCCAAGCTCTCCCCGATCCTCGAGACCACCCCCGACGGCGGGGACCTCGGATCGATGCTCATCGAGGAACTCCAGGCGCGGGCCGAAGCGATGGGCAGCGACTCTGAGAACCTCGCCGAACTGCCCGAACGCTCCCGCCTGCAGCGGGAACTCGACGGCGAAGGCCTCGGCGACCTCATGGCCGATCTGCGCCGTCGCAAGGTCGACGAAACACTCGTCGGCCCCGAGTTCGACCTCGCCTATTGGGCCTCCGTGCTGCAGACCATGGCCGGTGAAGACCCCGCGATCGGCCGCCACGACGGTGCCGCCCTCCACCAGGTCGCCGAAGGCTTCCGCGAGAACGACCGCGCCTTCGTCGCCGCCGGTGCCTCCCGCCTGCGCTATAACCATGCGCAGGCATGGAAGCGCGGAATCGACTCCGACCCCATCGCCGCCGGAGTCATCAAACAGGAGCTGCTGTCGAAGCACACCTCGACCAAGCGGATCTCCACCCAGGCACCGGACCTGCTCACGACTTTGGCCCCGGTGTGGATGGGCAGCCCGTACACGGTGCCCGAACTCTTCTCCGCACTGCCGCTCTTCGACGCGGTCGTCATCGCCGATGCCGGCCGCCTCTCGGTCGCCGACGTCGTCCCCGGAATCACCCGTGCCCGCCAGGTCATCTCCCTCGGCGACTCCCGGCTGCTCGGACCGCGCCCGTTCTCGATCGCGGTCGATCGCTTCGGCATGGACGATGGGAATCATCCGCGGTCGGTGCAGGACCGCCTCGGCGAGTTCCTGCCGCGGATGCGGCTGTCGAATTCCTACCGGCTGTCCCCGGTCGGGCTCATCGACCTGGCCAATCGGCACTTCTACGATTCGACGATCTCGACGCTGCCGACCGCGCACACGGGTGAGGGCAGCGGCCTCGAATTCTCCTATGTCGCCGACGGCCGGGGGCCCACGGACATCGGCACGGGCCGGGTCGAGAGCCCCGACGCCGAGGTCAAACGAGTCGTCGATCTCGTGCTCAAACACGCGCGGAACCGGTCGCGGGAATCTCTGGCCGTCGTCGCGCTCACCCCGCATCACGCTCAGCGGGTGGCCACCGCCATCTCGCGGACGATGAAGGACCTGCCCTATGTGGCGGCGTTCTTCAACGATTCGACGAAGGAGCCCTTCGTCGTCACCGACGCCGAACGCGTCCAGGGCATGTCACGCGACGCCGTGATCTTCACCCTCGGCTACGGCCGGACCGTCCACGGCCGCGTCATCCACGACTTCGGCCCGCTGTCCGGAGCCGACGGTCGACGCATCCTCGCGGCCACGATGACGCGAGCCCGGAAGCGGCTGACCCTGGTCTCGAGCATCGAGGCCGAGGACTTCGACCGCAGCAAGCTCAACGGGGGAGCGGTCATGCTGCCGCGCCTGCTCGAGGAGATCGCGACCGGCGGCGTCCACCAGCCCGGACCGCACGGCGAGATCTACGATCCGCTGTTCAACGACATCGCCGACCGGTTGCTGCAGCTCGGCGTCGTCGCTCACGAGCATTACAACGGAATCGACCTGGCCGTGGCGAACTCGACCGAGGACGAACACGGAATGATCATCGCCGTTGCCGGTGACGGTCCCGAATACGCCTCGATGCGCAGCCTGCGCCAACGCGACCGGGTGCTTCCCGAACAGTTGAACCGCCGTGGGTGGAAGTTCATGCGCGTGTGGTCGACCGACGCGTTCGTCGATCCGCAGACCGAGACCGAGAAGATCTTCGAAGCCTGGCGTTCCACCGTGGAGACGATGAGCCCGCAGGCCGTGCTCAATGCGGCGCGTGCCGCCTCGGTGGTCGTCGGCCGCACCGGCAGCCGACCGAAGCTCGTGCCCGGTCTGCCGATGCACAAATACTCCGCCGAAGGCCTCGACGAGATGATCGACTGGATCCAGTCGGATGCGGTCGTGCGCGGTGACGGTGAGATCAAGGATCTGCTGCGCACCGCGCTGGCGCAGAAGGGCAGCTCGACCCGGGGCGATTCCCAGCTGCAGGCCGCGGTCGACCGCTACCGTGAACGCCACGCACAGGCGAAGAAGGTCACCGGCTCCGAGGTGTTCATCCCACGCTCTAACTCGACCGGGCCCGTGGAAGACGACATCCTGCCGACCTTCGACACCGGTAAGATCCGTGCCGATGAGCTCCGGTCCGCCGGACTCGTCCAGACCGCCAGCAATGACCAGGTCCCCGAGGCGGCCGATGCCTCCGGCGACACCGTTTCGGTCGGTGCGGAGTCCGGTCGCGCCCGTGACGCCGGTGCTGGTGATGGTTCGGCTGCCGGCGCAGCGGCGTCGGACGACGTCGAAGCCGCCGGAGCAGCTGGGGCGGAGTCCGAGGACTCGGGTTCGGCCGACGCGGACTCGGCCGGGGCGGAGTCAGCCGAGACGAACTCGGCCGGGACAGAGTCAGATGGGGCCGCCTCGGCGAAGTCGGGGTCGAAGAACGACGATGCCTGA
- the mscL gene encoding large conductance mechanosensitive channel protein MscL → MLKGFRDFILQGNVVELATAVIIGGAFTAIVTAFSDKIINPLIAAVGGAEGPALSIPLKEGVPEATLDIGAVITAAINFLIVAAIVYFIIIVPMNKLNELRKRGAPEEEVPPTTEDLLGDIREILRNQVASPAGPAEGPATDGPVDPNQPPRH, encoded by the coding sequence ATGCTGAAGGGATTCAGAGACTTCATTCTCCAGGGGAATGTCGTCGAACTCGCAACTGCGGTCATCATCGGCGGCGCATTCACCGCCATCGTCACCGCATTCTCTGACAAGATCATCAACCCGCTCATCGCCGCCGTCGGCGGCGCCGAGGGCCCGGCTCTTTCCATCCCGCTCAAGGAAGGCGTGCCGGAGGCCACCCTTGATATCGGTGCGGTCATCACTGCGGCCATCAACTTCCTCATCGTGGCCGCCATCGTCTACTTCATCATCATCGTCCCGATGAACAAGCTCAACGAGCTGCGCAAGCGCGGAGCTCCCGAGGAAGAAGTCCCTCCGACCACCGAGGATCTGCTCGGCGACATCCGCGAGATCCTGCGCAACCAGGTTGCCTCGCCTGCCGGTCCCGCCGAGGGTCCTGCTACCGACGGGCCGGTCGATCCGAACCAGCCTCCGCGGCACTGA
- a CDS encoding SAF domain-containing protein, giving the protein MLTPTSAGTAIVVAKSDLAPGTELRAQHLTLTQFPTDLVPDKAFTSVEEVRGRATSAGLSKGSPLTSAVVLDQQALPKGSRDLLMPIRLADDASTALLQPGQKIRLFSSLPDGGSEVVVEKVTIARLVDKPEGIAAESGQLVSVILSAEDAGRVAEFAGLPISFAILPR; this is encoded by the coding sequence ATGCTCACCCCGACCAGCGCGGGTACGGCGATCGTCGTCGCGAAATCGGACCTGGCTCCTGGTACAGAACTCCGAGCTCAGCACCTCACCCTCACTCAGTTTCCTACCGACCTGGTCCCCGACAAGGCATTCACCTCCGTTGAAGAGGTGAGGGGTCGGGCCACCTCGGCGGGGTTGTCGAAGGGATCACCGCTGACCTCGGCGGTCGTGCTCGATCAGCAGGCTCTGCCGAAGGGCAGCCGTGACCTGCTCATGCCGATCCGTCTGGCCGATGACGCCTCGACGGCGTTGCTCCAACCGGGACAGAAGATCCGTCTCTTCTCGTCACTTCCCGACGGCGGATCGGAAGTCGTCGTCGAAAAGGTGACGATCGCTCGCCTTGTCGACAAACCCGAAGGAATTGCCGCGGAGTCAGGCCAACTTGTATCCGTGATCCTCTCCGCCGAGGATGCCGGCCGCGTCGCCGAGTTCGCCGGGCTTCCCATCAGCTTTGCCATTCTTCCTCGCTGA
- a CDS encoding 5-formyltetrahydrofolate cyclo-ligase codes for MEPETSKAQLRSRIRAARADRSLAEASPASSSSVATTSPQVTPADATPTSTSPADAVAAAAWSVIREAPVRSLLAYAALPGEPDLDPALDRFLAAGGTVYLPVVTTVGEPLMFGQVTGSMARLKPWGRWGIREPARDHTLLSAAQLLSPAVGLDLILVPALGFGADGARLGNGGGFYDRTFGPHGAAPLGSASLGSGPRVLGVCFAEELDLTGLVAEDWDLRIPAAVTEDGTHIFTA; via the coding sequence GTGGAACCAGAAACTTCGAAGGCGCAGCTGAGGTCCCGCATCCGCGCCGCTCGTGCCGACCGCTCCCTCGCCGAGGCGTCTCCCGCCTCATCGTCGTCCGTGGCGACGACATCGCCGCAGGTCACCCCGGCCGACGCGACCCCGACTTCAACCTCACCTGCGGACGCCGTGGCCGCTGCCGCGTGGAGTGTCATCCGGGAAGCGCCGGTCCGCTCCCTCCTTGCTTATGCGGCTCTGCCCGGAGAGCCGGACCTCGACCCGGCGCTCGACCGGTTTCTCGCAGCAGGCGGCACCGTCTATCTGCCGGTCGTCACGACGGTCGGCGAGCCCTTGATGTTCGGCCAGGTCACCGGTTCGATGGCCCGCCTGAAGCCGTGGGGCAGATGGGGAATCCGCGAACCGGCCCGGGATCACACGCTGCTCTCCGCCGCTCAGCTGCTCTCCCCCGCGGTCGGTCTCGACCTCATCCTCGTCCCCGCCCTGGGCTTCGGTGCCGATGGCGCCCGGTTGGGCAACGGCGGTGGATTCTACGACAGGACCTTCGGCCCTCACGGGGCGGCGCCTCTTGGTTCGGCGTCTCTTGGTTCGGGGCCTCGTGTCCTCGGAGTGTGCTTCGCCGAGGAGCTCGATCTGACGGGCCTCGTCGCCGAGGACTGGGATCTGCGCATTCCAGCGGCCGTCACCGAAGACGGAACTCACATCTTCACGGCCTGA
- the galU gene encoding UTP--glucose-1-phosphate uridylyltransferase GalU, with translation MSDEAQRTVRKAVIPVAGLGTRFLPATKATPKEMLPVVDKPAIQYVIEEAVDAGLQDVLMITGRNKRPLEDHFDRVDGLEAALAQKGDDKKLAAVRHPSELADIHYVRQGDPKGLGHAVLKGRQHVGNEPFAVLLGDDLIDERSPILPKMIEVAEKTGGSVVALMEVPPEAIHLYGCAAVETTSDDEVVRVTDLVEKPATEDAPSNLAIIGRYVLAPEIFDVLETTKPGRGNEIQLTDALQELAGDDDGHGVYGVVFKGARYDTGDKLDYLKAVVQIACDRDDLGDDLKAWLRDFVPTLD, from the coding sequence ATGAGTGATGAAGCGCAGCGCACCGTTCGCAAGGCCGTGATCCCCGTCGCCGGTCTCGGAACTCGGTTCCTCCCCGCCACGAAAGCCACCCCCAAAGAGATGCTGCCCGTCGTCGACAAGCCGGCGATCCAGTACGTCATCGAGGAAGCCGTCGACGCCGGTCTGCAGGACGTTCTCATGATCACCGGCCGGAACAAGCGGCCGCTGGAGGATCACTTCGACCGGGTCGACGGGCTCGAGGCGGCGCTCGCGCAGAAGGGCGACGACAAGAAGCTCGCCGCTGTGCGCCATCCGTCGGAACTCGCTGATATCCACTATGTGCGCCAGGGAGATCCGAAGGGTCTCGGTCACGCCGTGCTCAAGGGGCGTCAGCATGTGGGCAATGAGCCGTTCGCGGTGCTTCTCGGCGATGACCTCATCGACGAGCGCAGCCCGATCCTGCCGAAGATGATCGAGGTCGCAGAGAAGACCGGCGGCAGCGTCGTCGCACTCATGGAGGTCCCGCCGGAGGCGATCCACCTCTACGGCTGCGCGGCCGTCGAGACCACCTCCGATGATGAGGTCGTCAGGGTCACCGATCTCGTCGAGAAACCTGCCACCGAGGATGCTCCCTCGAACCTCGCCATCATCGGCCGCTACGTGCTGGCTCCGGAGATCTTCGACGTCCTCGAGACCACGAAGCCGGGACGCGGCAACGAAATCCAGCTCACCGATGCCCTTCAGGAGCTCGCCGGGGATGACGACGGCCACGGCGTCTACGGTGTCGTGTTCAAGGGTGCGCGCTACGACACGGGTGACAAGCTCGACTACCTCAAGGCGGTTGTGCAGATCGCCTGCGACCGTGACGACCTCGGCGACGATCTCAAGGCGTGGCTGCGCGACTTCGTGCCGACGCTGGACTGA
- a CDS encoding GNAT family N-acetyltransferase, which yields MWPVILTDRQSDIVLRPLRRRDEEAWREVRRFNRDWLRPWDATLPAPGQELPGFRTMVRMQDKQAKRGQTVPFAIDVDGSFRGQITVSGLSWGSILSGQIGYWIDSRVAGRGITPIAVAMAADHCFFALGLHRIEINIRPENTASLRVVAKLGLRDEGVREKYMHIDGQWCDHRSFALLSEEVPQGLLAAYRHGTSG from the coding sequence GTGTGGCCTGTCATCCTGACTGATCGACAGTCCGATATCGTGCTGCGACCGCTGCGCCGCCGCGACGAAGAGGCCTGGCGAGAAGTCCGTCGATTCAACCGCGACTGGTTGCGTCCGTGGGATGCGACTCTGCCCGCACCCGGCCAGGAGCTGCCGGGGTTCCGCACGATGGTGCGGATGCAGGACAAGCAGGCCAAGCGGGGACAGACCGTGCCGTTCGCCATCGACGTCGACGGGAGCTTCCGCGGCCAGATCACCGTGTCGGGACTGAGCTGGGGCTCGATCCTGTCCGGGCAGATCGGGTACTGGATCGACTCGCGCGTAGCCGGGCGCGGAATCACCCCGATCGCCGTGGCCATGGCCGCCGACCACTGTTTCTTCGCCCTCGGTCTCCACCGCATCGAGATCAACATCCGCCCGGAGAACACTGCGAGCCTGCGCGTGGTTGCCAAGCTCGGCCTGCGCGACGAAGGGGTGCGCGAGAAGTACATGCATATCGACGGACAGTGGTGCGACCACCGCTCGTTCGCCCTGCTTTCCGAAGAGGTCCCGCAAGGACTGCTTGCCGCATACCGGCACGGCACCAGCGGGTGA
- a CDS encoding putative immunity protein, whose protein sequence is MILPEVRDPRMITLRRGGSLTDDHHRLLALWAADCADHVLPVFEEILPDDVRPHEAIAAARAWAAGEMPMMEARALGGHAMGAARPLRGPARFAAYAAGQAACVGHVAEHDLGAAAYAIKAARGPSGKDLAAGRAERDRQRERLSSEVRELVLEDQARRDPICWFVFST, encoded by the coding sequence GTGATCCTTCCCGAAGTCCGTGATCCGCGGATGATCACCCTGCGCCGAGGCGGCTCGCTGACCGATGATCACCACCGGCTCCTCGCCCTGTGGGCCGCCGACTGTGCCGACCACGTCCTCCCCGTCTTCGAGGAAATTCTCCCGGACGACGTACGCCCTCATGAGGCCATCGCTGCCGCCCGCGCCTGGGCGGCCGGGGAGATGCCGATGATGGAGGCTCGCGCCCTCGGCGGTCACGCCATGGGTGCGGCTCGACCGCTGCGGGGACCTGCTCGATTCGCCGCGTATGCGGCGGGACAGGCCGCGTGTGTCGGCCACGTCGCCGAGCACGATCTCGGCGCGGCGGCCTACGCGATCAAAGCTGCCCGTGGACCATCCGGGAAGGACCTCGCGGCCGGTCGTGCCGAACGTGATCGGCAGCGCGAGAGGCTGTCGTCCGAAGTCCGTGAACTCGTGCTGGAGGATCAGGCTCGGCGTGATCCGATCTGCTGGTTCGTCTTCAGCACCTGA
- the shiA gene encoding shikimate transporter: MVGIDDGVNADRAGERRARRAAAGSFIGAVVEWYDFLLYGIVAALVFGELFFPDYSSHAGTLAAFATFGVGFIFRPLGGIIFGHFGDRLGRKSMLVWTMTIMGVATALIGFLPTYQSVGWLAPALLVLLRCIQGIAVGGEWGGAALMAVESAPSKLRALFSSGVQIGYSFGLLLATGLVALLSSNFSAEAFLAWGWRIPFFFSAVLVLVGLWIRAGVEESEEYVERVKNAKTDKTAKLPILEAFKRYPAQIVQIVGLRFIELLTMYIVTTFALSYSTEQLGLDRQIMLNITLIVGGLGIVTIPAFAYLSDRYGRLRVYLTGGVIGLVSAVPFFLFLEAGNVVGIVIFAVLLINIAHDAVVSVQQPLFAEMFSPEFRYSGAGVGYQLASAIAGGFTPFIATFLVGLGNGTWYLVAAYLGGGCLISISIAMHLVRKWQLGRRAERSTVDTEQVVSA; this comes from the coding sequence ATGGTCGGTATCGACGACGGAGTCAACGCCGACAGGGCCGGGGAGCGACGGGCCAGACGGGCCGCGGCGGGTTCGTTCATCGGCGCCGTCGTCGAATGGTACGACTTCCTCCTCTATGGAATCGTCGCCGCCCTCGTCTTCGGGGAGCTCTTCTTCCCCGACTACAGCTCCCATGCCGGAACGCTGGCGGCGTTCGCGACCTTCGGTGTCGGATTCATCTTCCGCCCCCTCGGCGGCATCATCTTCGGCCACTTCGGCGACCGCCTCGGCCGGAAGTCCATGCTGGTGTGGACGATGACGATCATGGGCGTGGCCACCGCCCTCATCGGATTCCTGCCGACCTACCAGTCCGTCGGCTGGCTCGCGCCCGCCCTGCTGGTGCTGCTTCGCTGCATTCAGGGCATCGCCGTCGGCGGCGAGTGGGGCGGTGCCGCACTCATGGCCGTCGAGAGCGCACCGTCGAAGCTGCGGGCCCTCTTCTCCAGCGGAGTCCAGATCGGCTACTCCTTCGGACTGCTGCTGGCCACCGGTCTTGTGGCCCTGCTCAGCAGCAACTTCTCTGCCGAGGCCTTCCTCGCCTGGGGCTGGCGCATCCCATTCTTCTTCAGCGCCGTCCTCGTCCTCGTCGGGCTGTGGATCCGCGCCGGCGTCGAGGAATCAGAAGAGTACGTCGAGCGTGTGAAGAATGCGAAGACCGACAAGACCGCGAAGCTGCCGATCCTCGAAGCCTTCAAGCGCTACCCCGCACAGATCGTCCAGATCGTCGGCCTGCGCTTCATCGAGCTGCTGACCATGTACATCGTCACGACCTTCGCCCTGTCGTACTCGACCGAGCAGCTCGGCCTCGACCGGCAGATCATGCTCAACATCACCCTCATCGTCGGCGGCCTCGGCATCGTCACGATCCCTGCCTTCGCCTATCTCTCCGACCGCTACGGACGACTGCGCGTCTATCTCACCGGCGGCGTCATCGGCCTGGTCAGCGCCGTGCCGTTCTTCCTCTTCCTCGAAGCCGGCAACGTCGTCGGCATCGTCATCTTCGCGGTGCTGCTCATCAACATCGCCCACGACGCAGTCGTCAGTGTCCAGCAGCCGCTGTTCGCCGAGATGTTCAGCCCCGAATTCCGTTACAGCGGAGCCGGCGTCGGCTACCAGCTCGCCAGCGCCATCGCCGGCGGCTTCACGCCGTTCATCGCGACGTTCCTCGTCGGACTCGGCAACGGGACCTGGTACCTCGTGGCGGCCTACCTCGGCGGCGGCTGCCTCATCTCGATCTCGATTGCCATGCACCTTGTGCGCAAGTGGCAGCTCGGCCGCCGCGCCGAACGCTCCACCGTCGACACCGAACAGGTCGTGTCCGCCTGA